The Coregonus clupeaformis isolate EN_2021a chromosome 20, ASM2061545v1, whole genome shotgun sequence genome contains a region encoding:
- the LOC121532692 gene encoding retinal Mueller cells isomerohydrolase, translating into MVSRIEHPAGGYKKIFETCEELNEPIPAVVVGVIPEWLSGSLLRLGPGLFEVGAEPFYHLFDGQALMHKFDLKNGHVTYYRKFVKTDAYVRAMTEKRVVITEFGTAAYPDPCKNIFSRFFTYFKGIEVTDNCLVNVYPVGEDFYACTETNYITKVDPDTLETLKRVDLCDYLSVNGVTAHPHIESDGTVYNIGNCFGKNMSLAYNIVKIPPTPKDKSDPIAKSKVLVQLPSSERFKPSYVHSFGMTENYFVFVETPVKINLLKFLTAWSIWGTNYMDCFESNETMGTWFHLATKDPAEYIEHKFRTSAFNLFHHINSYEDDGFIVVDLCTWKGHEFVYNYLYLANLRENWEEVKKAAMRAPQPEVRRYVLPMDVHKEEQGKNLISLPYTTATAVMRSDGTIWLEPEVLFSGPRQAFEFPQINYSKFSGKNYSYAYGLGLNHFIPDRICKLNVKTKDTWVWQEPDSYPSEPIFVQTPDSVEEDDGVLLSIVVNPGADQRPGYLLILNARDLTEIARAEVEVIIPVTFHGMYKP; encoded by the exons ATGGTTAGTCG AATTGAGCATCCGGCTGGTGGCTACAAGAAAATCTTTGAGACATGTGAAGAGTTGAACGAGCCTATTCCTGCTGTGGTTGTAG GTGTGATCCCAGAATGGCTGAGCGGCAGTCTGTTGCGTCTGGGACCCGGCCTGTTCGAGGTGGGGGCTGAGCCTTTCTACCATCTCTTTGATGGCCAGGCCCTCATGCACAAGTTTGACCTAAAGAACGGCCATGTGACCTACTATCGGAA ATTTGTCAAAACAGATGCCTATGTGCGAGCCATGACAGAGAAAAGAGTGGTCATCACTGAGTTTGGAACAGCAGCCTACCCAGACCCTTGCAAAAATATATTCTCAAG GTTTTTCACCTATTTCAAAGGGATTGAGGTGACAGATAATTGCTTAGTGAACGTGTACCCTGTTGGTGAGGATTTCTATGCCTGCACAGAAACCAACTACATCACCAAAGTGGACCCAGACACACTGGAGACTCTGAAAAGG GTGGACCTGTGTGACTACCTCTCGGTCAATGGGGTGACAGCTCATCCACACATTGAAAGTGACGGAACGGTGTACAACATTGGGAACTGTTTTGGGAAGAACATGTCACTGGCCTACAACATTGTCAAAATTCCTCCCACACCGAAAG ACAAGTCAGATCCCATTGCAAAGTCCAAGGTTCTTGTGCAGCTCCCCAGCAGTGAGAGATTCAAGCCCTCTTATGTTCACAG CTTTGGAATGACAGAAAACTACTTTGTCTTCGTTGAGACTCCAGTGAAGATAAACCTTCTAAAATTCTTGACCGCTTGGAGCATCTGGGGCACAAATTACATGGATTGCTTTGAGTCAAACGAAACCATGGGC ACATGGTTCCATCTGGCTACAAAGGACCCAGCTGAATACATAGAGCATAAATTCCGGACTTCTGCCTTCAATCTCTTCCATCACATCAACAGCTATGAGGACGATGGCTTCATAGTTGTTGACCTTTGTACTTGGAAAGG TCATGAGTTTGTCTACAACTACCTATATCTGGCCAACCTGAGGGAGAACTGGGAGGAAGTGAAGAAAGCTGCTATGAGGGCACCTCAGCCAGAGGTCCGGCGATACGTTCTGCCCATGGACGTCCACAAG GAGGAACAGGGGAAGAATCTGATATCCCTTCCGTACACCACAGCCACTGCAGTGATGCGCAGCGATGGAACCATCTGGCTAGAGCCTGAGGTTCTGTTTTCTGGACCACGACAAG CTTTCGAGTTCCCTCAGATAAACTACAGTAAGTTCTCTGGGAAGAACTACAGCTATGCCTATGGACTGGGCCTGAACCACTTCATCCCTGACAGG ATCTGCAAACTGAACGTGAAGACCAAGGACACGTGGGTGTGGCAGGAGCCAGACTCTTACCCCTCAGAGCCCATTTTTGTGCAGACCCCAGACTCTGTGGAGGAAGATGACG GGGTGTTGTTGAGCATCGTGGTGAACCCTGGAGCAGACCAGAGGCCAGGGTACCTCCTCATCCTCAATGCCAGAGACCTGACAGAGATCGCACGGGCTGAGGTGGAGGTCATTATCCCTGTCACCTTCCATGGAATGTATAAGCCTTAG